One window from the genome of Palaemon carinicauda isolate YSFRI2023 chromosome 24, ASM3689809v2, whole genome shotgun sequence encodes:
- the LOC137618345 gene encoding uncharacterized protein: MIKYEENEKQRAHELELQKIRGATSNPSHVTVAVDTTRPLPFCDTDDITAYLVRFEKVAVSLNWERKSWSVRLASLLRGKALDIYTSLSDDVTSDYASLKEALLKGFKKTSDWYRTAFKTAKMDSKNTYEQYLNMLFRNFDLWINSLSVTKDYEVLRNIIVCDQFMSTLPKEMRLFLKERKPRTLEDYSSLADTYASAHKCYPKDEQKSFRHNANLSSSSDKISASEKPEKTSSSRPGKIACYGCGQSGHISRNCPNKVPKKKSESSLEIGQVLDNTGVCGPMVCGTVNGVTVSTILRDTGCTGVVVSEDLIPEPGTNCSYSTLIDYLGRKDRFPIVKIYLKCNLFTGWVNAVRAPIKYCTVLLGNIPGVQDHNLFPLKNTDSSVDVNAVTRAQVKRRNIVHPLALPEPFDISIDHESFLREQQNCEALKYAREMSQSGDVKRCKNGLQYEFVMRNGLLYRKIQKCKKPQLLGKEQLVVPVKCIRLVLRLAHDIPVSGHFSHRKTFNKINEIFWWQGMTSDIYKYCKSCDVCQKSSLVGKVKKAQMVKLPVISTPFYRVAIDLVGPISPPSEAGHRYILTMVDYASSFPEAVALKNITYEDIAEALISIFSRVGVPKEILSDRGPQFRSELMLQVHKLLGVKPLFSTPYHPAANGRIERQHQILKSILKKICELKHNQWHRFLPAALFAMREIPSDTTGFSPFEILYGRQVRGPLTILKELWTNSDMSTGETDLYSFVLELREKLSDVSDLAVQNMNISSSTYKSYFDLKSSKRRFKADDEVLLLIPEKQGKLQFSWRGPYKIIDKHGPVDYWVNVEDVQKDDLRNLCQKYKHVFSDKPGKTSLQEHNIKIKTTEPFVRKYYPIPAHLTKDFDDEVQSLLDLGIIEQSSSNYSSPALLVKKKEGNYRLVVDFRTLNAITDFDCEPMPSFEQDLHKFADFMYITEFISAKHIIRFL; encoded by the exons atgattaaatacgaagaaaatgaaaagcagagggcACATGAACTTGAATTGCAAAAGATCAGAGGAGCAACATCTAACCCTAGCCATGTAACAGTTGCTGTGGATACTACAAGACCTCTTCCATTTTGTGATACTGATGATATCACCGCCTACCTAGTAAGGTTTGAAAAGGTAGCAGTTTCTCTCAACTGGGAGCGGAAATCTTGGTCAGTTCGGTTGGCATCACTTTTAAGAGGTAAGGCATTAGATATCTACACGTCGCTCTCAGATGATGTTACCAGTGACTATGCATCATTGAAGGAAgctcttttgaaaggattcaagaagactagtgactggtacaggacagcgtttaaaactgcaaaaatggaTTCCAAGAACACATATGAACAATATTTGAATATGTTATTTCGAAATTTTGACTTATGGATAAATAGTCTTAGTGTAACGAAAGACTACGAAGTTTTGAGAAACATTATAGTCTGTGATCAGTTCATGTCTACTTTACCTAAGGAAATGCGTCTTTTTCTTAAGGAGCGTAAACCTAGAACTCTAGAGGATTATTCATCATTGGCAGACACATATGCTTCAGCACACAAATGTTATCCTAAAGATGAGCAGAAGTCCTTTAGGCATAATGCGAATTTATCGAGTTCCAGTGACAAGATCAGTGCGAGTGAGAAACCAGAGAAAACTAGTTCGTCACGTCCTGGTAAGATTGCATGTTACGGTTGTGGTCAGAGTGGACATATTTCGAGAAACTGTCCTAACAAGGTACCCAAAAAGAAATCTGAATCTTCTCTTGAGATAGGTCAAGTTCTGGATAACACTGGAGTATGTGGACCTATGGTATGTGGAACAGTGAATGGTGTTACAGTATCTACAATACTTAGAGATACAGGTTGTACAGGAGTAGTGGTATCAGAGGATTTGATTCCTGAGCCTGGAACAAATTGTTCATATTCtactcttattgattatttgggcaggaaggacagattccctattgtcaaaatttatttgaaatgtaatctctttacaggttgggttaatgctgttcgggctccaataaagtactgtactgtcttattaggcaatattccaggtgtacaggaccataatttgtttcctctgaaaaatACGGATTCTTCCGTAGACGTAAATGCCGTAACAAGAGCACaggtaaaaaggagaaatattgttCACCCTCTTGCTTTACCAGAACCATTTGATATATCCATTGATCATGAATCTTTTCTTAGAGAACAGCAGAATTGCGAAGCTTTGAAATATGCAAGAGAAATGAGTCAGTCTGGAGATGTCAAACGTTGCAAGAATGGTTTGCAGTACGAGTTCGTGATGAGAAATGGACTTCTttacaggaaaatacagaaatgtaaaaagccTCAGTTACTGGGAAAGGAACAGTTGGTTGTACCAGTTAAATGCATAAGATTAGTTTTGCGCCTTGCACATGATATTCCGGTAAGTGGACATTTTTCTCATAGgaaaacctttaataagattaatgaaattttctggtggcagggtatgacgtctgacatatataaatattgcaaatcttgtgatgtatgccaaaaatcttcccttgttggaaaagtaaagaAGGCTCAGATGGTTAAATTACCAGTGATCTCTACGCCATTTTATAGAGTTGCTATTGACTTAGTGGGCCCGATTTCTCCTCCTAGTGAAGCAGGGCATAGATATATTCTGACTATGGTAGATTATGCTTCAAGCTTCCCGGAAGCAGTcgctttgaagaacataacatatgaagacattgcagaagccttaatatctattttttccagagTGGGAGTGCCGAAAGAAATTCTTTCTGACAGAGGACCACAATTTCGATCAGAACTTATGTTGCAAGTACACAAGTTATTAGGAGTGAAACCTCTTTTTAGTACCCCCTAtcatcctgctgccaatggaagaatagaaaggcaacaccagattttaaagagtatattgaagaaaatatgtgagttaaaacataatcagtggcatcgtttccttccagcagcactgttcgccatgagggaaattccaagtgatacaacaggtttctcaccatttgagattttatatggccgtcaagtgagaggtcccttgacaatattgaaggaactatggacaaattcggatatgtctacaggggaaactgatctttattcttttgttttggaactacgtgaaaagttgtccgatgtttctgatttggctgttcaaaacatgaatatatcttccagtacctataagtcttattttgatttgaagagtagtaagcgccgatttaaagctgatgatgaagtacttttgcttattccagaaaaacaaggtaaattgcagttctcatggagaggtccatacaagataattgataagcatGGTCCAGTTGACTACTGGGTGAACGTAGAAG ATGTACAGAAAGATGATCTTCGTAACTTATGTCAGAAGTACAAACATGTATTTTCAGATAAACcaggtaaaacttctttacaagagcataatattaagattaagactACTGAACCCTTTGTTCGTAAGTATTATCCAATTCCAGCTCATTTAACTAAGGATTTCGATGACGAAGTACAAAGTTTGCTTGATCTTGGAATAATAGAACAATCATCTTCTAATTATTCATCTCCTGCATTGCTCGTCAAAAAGAAAGAAGGTAACTACAGATTGGTTGTTGATTTTAGAACTTTAAATGCAATTACAGATTTTGATTGTGAGCCCATGCCAAGCTTTGAGCAAGATCTTCATAAGTTTGCAGATTTTATGTACATTACAGAATTTATATCTGCAAAGCATATCATCAGATTCCTCTAA